In a single window of the Massilia oculi genome:
- a CDS encoding exonuclease SbcCD subunit D C-terminal domain-containing protein — protein sequence MRLLHTSDWHLGQTLHNHDRTYEHQCFLDWLADTLVEERIDVLLIAGDIFDTANPSSSAQRQLYRFLQQARTRAPHLQVVVIAGNHDSPGRLEAPTPLLEAHGTIVVGNVPRRGDGEIDLERLLVPLSDHDGNTAAWCLAVPFLRPGDLPRLRAAEGGQAADDSVRDPYEHGTALLYRQAHALARERAAEGQPIVAMGHCHMARSQPSEDSERRIVIGGSEALPVGMFDAGIAYAALGHLHLAQRVGGLEHVRYCGSPLPLSFSEVGYRHQVLRIDLDGANPAVVTPLYVPRPVQLLRVPALPAPPEEALAALEALALDADLPQQAWPYLEVRVLLDGPEPGLRARVEAILAGKPVRLAKIEPTRKLVAASSETEALSLDQLAQLQPDDIFRRLWRQKYGDEAPPDQIDAFAELFHAVGGDAP from the coding sequence ATGCGGCTGCTGCACACCTCCGACTGGCACCTCGGCCAGACCCTGCACAATCACGACCGGACCTACGAACACCAGTGCTTCCTCGACTGGCTGGCCGACACGCTGGTCGAGGAGCGCATCGACGTGCTCCTGATCGCGGGCGACATCTTCGACACCGCCAACCCGTCCTCGAGCGCCCAGCGCCAGCTGTACCGCTTCCTGCAGCAGGCGCGCACCCGCGCGCCGCACCTGCAGGTGGTGGTCATCGCCGGCAACCACGATTCGCCGGGCCGGCTGGAAGCGCCGACGCCGCTGCTGGAAGCCCACGGCACGATCGTGGTCGGCAACGTCCCGCGCCGCGGCGACGGCGAGATCGACCTGGAGCGCCTGCTGGTGCCGCTCTCGGACCATGACGGCAACACGGCGGCCTGGTGCCTGGCCGTGCCCTTCCTGCGTCCGGGCGACCTGCCGCGCCTGCGCGCCGCCGAAGGCGGGCAAGCGGCTGACGACAGCGTGCGCGACCCCTACGAGCACGGCACCGCCCTGCTCTACCGCCAGGCGCATGCGCTGGCGCGCGAACGGGCGGCCGAGGGCCAGCCCATCGTCGCCATGGGCCACTGCCATATGGCCAGGAGCCAGCCGTCCGAGGACTCCGAGCGCCGCATCGTGATCGGCGGCAGCGAAGCCCTGCCGGTCGGCATGTTCGACGCCGGCATCGCCTATGCGGCCCTTGGCCACCTGCACCTGGCCCAGCGCGTCGGCGGCCTCGAACACGTGCGCTACTGCGGCAGCCCGCTGCCGCTGTCGTTCTCCGAAGTCGGCTACCGGCACCAGGTGCTGCGCATCGATCTCGATGGCGCCAATCCCGCCGTAGTCACACCTTTATATGTACCGCGTCCGGTGCAACTGCTGCGCGTGCCGGCCCTGCCGGCGCCACCGGAAGAGGCGCTGGCGGCGCTGGAAGCATTGGCGCTGGACGCGGATCTGCCGCAGCAGGCCTGGCCCTACCTGGAGGTGCGGGTGCTGCTGGACGGGCCCGAGCCGGGTCTGCGCGCCCGCGTCGAGGCCATCCTGGCCGGCAAGCCGGTGCGGCTGGCCAAGATCGAGCCGACCCGCAAGCTGGTCGCGGCGTCGAGCGAGACCGAAGCCCTGAGCCTGGACCAGCTGGCGCAGCTGCAGCCGGACGACATCTTCCGCCGCCTGTGGCGGCAAAAGTATGGCGACGAGGCGCCGCCGGACCAGATCGACGCGTTCGCCGAGCTGTTCCACGCCGTGGGAGGAGACGCGCCATGA
- a CDS encoding AAA family ATPase has product MKILRISGKNLASLAGEFAVDFESGPLATTGLFAISGPTGAGKSTLLDALCLALYDATPRMLKRAGSQLPDVGGDTVSALDPRTLLRRGAAEAWAEVDFVGSDDGRYRARWSVRRSYGKPGGALQPARMSLHRLPELAPIGGTKTEVAAEIVQRIGLSFEQFTRAVLLAQNEFSAFLKTDENERGELLETLTGTTVYSEISRRAFERYKLEQQRTQVLQARLANVAPLAPSERAQLDLERSAADAAREALDSRYTLLEQQLRWHQELDKLGRGEAQAEEALAAANGERVATAERRQRLATLEAVQSARPLTVEVQRLEAERRQTHSAVAKLEGELAAALEARRAGNAEVDAAIARLDASEERLRAAGPQLDQAKALDAALETLAPGHAQAKAALEAARQQAREARAQHGSKSEQLAHARGLIEAASAWLTAQSRHEAVATGWPQWERLLRQAGQAQAALAAGETALAATRTAADQAAGRDAQAASALAQAIERLDTLEANRRAAMAALGQFDAEAIGAERQQLEGRRERLAAAERTWLELSAARETLAGLARETERAATAAAGAERALQEARAAAPALEAAMAQAERSLSAAELACAANVEQLRAHLVDDDPCPVCGALAHPYAHQDATLKAMLTGLRAEVDGCRAGVRENGALEATHGAALAATRERLAALSQDRTTLDLRIAGLLDAWEADPLAAEAPAEPERSDWFGAQRGAVREALDALARREQAWRAAASARDAAQRDVDGAQSVLAGLRRNAEAERDTAARLQNELKTLDAGRQAAAAQLDALLAELDPAMAAAHGDGWQTAWRRDPAGWSQARATEADGWREQTEAQARGAAASATLEVEAGALQARIAEIDAAGARLAAQFERIDGESSAKRAARASLWQGRAASEVERELTAAVSGAREQVAARQQAANEAAQAETRARTAQAQLVERIAELDQSGATASARLADWLEDYRRQADGLDDIADTDELARLLQVGAAWLAQERSALNAIETGVANATAVLAERRARRAAHLESAPPDGQPMDVIQAMVDALVVERQASIEAATALRLRAMQDDERRRQAESSLAEIERQQAVEQRWGKLSELIGSSDGKKFRNYAQQFTLDVLLGYANEHLKQLARRYRLERVSYQGMPSLALMVRDQDMGGEVRSVNSLSGGESFLVSLALALGLASLSSNRVRVESLFIDEGFGSLDSETLGVAMDALDALQSMGRKVGVISHVQEMTERIATKVLVRPAGGGSSAVVVE; this is encoded by the coding sequence ATGAAGATCCTCCGTATCAGCGGCAAGAACCTGGCCTCGCTGGCGGGCGAATTCGCGGTCGACTTCGAGTCCGGACCGCTGGCCACCACCGGCCTGTTCGCCATCAGCGGCCCGACCGGCGCGGGCAAGAGCACCCTGCTCGACGCCCTGTGCCTGGCGCTGTACGACGCCACCCCGCGCATGCTCAAGCGGGCCGGCAGCCAGTTGCCGGACGTCGGCGGCGACACCGTCTCGGCGCTCGATCCGCGCACCCTGCTGCGGCGGGGCGCGGCCGAGGCCTGGGCCGAAGTCGACTTCGTCGGCAGCGACGACGGCCGCTACCGCGCGCGCTGGAGCGTGCGCCGTTCCTATGGCAAGCCGGGCGGCGCGCTGCAGCCGGCCAGGATGAGCCTGCACCGCCTGCCGGAACTCGCGCCGATCGGCGGCACCAAGACCGAAGTGGCGGCGGAGATCGTGCAGCGCATCGGCCTGTCGTTCGAGCAGTTTACGCGCGCCGTGCTGCTGGCGCAGAACGAGTTCTCGGCTTTCCTCAAGACCGACGAGAACGAGCGCGGCGAGCTGCTCGAGACCCTGACCGGCACCACGGTCTACAGCGAGATCTCGCGCCGCGCCTTCGAGCGCTACAAGCTCGAACAGCAGCGCACCCAGGTGCTGCAGGCCAGGCTCGCCAATGTGGCGCCGCTGGCACCGAGCGAACGCGCCCAGCTCGACCTCGAGCGCAGCGCCGCCGACGCCGCGCGCGAAGCGCTCGACAGCCGCTACACCCTGCTGGAACAGCAGCTGCGCTGGCACCAGGAGCTCGACAAGCTCGGGCGCGGCGAAGCCCAGGCCGAGGAAGCGCTGGCCGCCGCCAACGGCGAGCGTGTCGCGACTGCCGAGCGACGCCAGCGCCTGGCCACGCTGGAAGCGGTACAGAGCGCGCGGCCGCTGACCGTCGAAGTCCAGCGCCTGGAAGCCGAGCGGCGCCAGACCCATTCCGCCGTCGCCAAGCTGGAAGGCGAGCTGGCTGCGGCGCTGGAAGCGCGCCGCGCGGGCAACGCCGAAGTCGACGCCGCCATCGCGCGCCTCGACGCCAGTGAAGAGCGGCTGCGCGCCGCCGGCCCGCAACTGGACCAGGCCAAGGCGCTGGATGCGGCGCTCGAGACGCTCGCTCCCGGCCATGCCCAGGCAAAAGCCGCGCTGGAAGCGGCGCGCCAGCAAGCCCGCGAGGCGCGTGCCCAGCATGGGTCGAAGTCCGAACAACTCGCGCACGCACGCGGCCTGATCGAGGCCGCCTCGGCGTGGCTGACGGCCCAGTCGCGGCACGAAGCCGTAGCCACCGGCTGGCCGCAGTGGGAACGCCTGCTGCGCCAGGCCGGCCAGGCACAAGCCGCGCTGGCGGCCGGCGAAACGGCGCTGGCGGCAACCCGCACGGCGGCCGATCAGGCGGCCGGACGTGACGCCCAGGCGGCCAGCGCACTCGCACAGGCCATCGAACGACTCGACACCCTGGAGGCGAACCGGCGCGCGGCGATGGCGGCGCTCGGACAGTTCGACGCCGAGGCGATCGGCGCCGAGCGCCAGCAGCTGGAAGGACGCCGCGAACGGCTGGCGGCGGCCGAACGCACCTGGCTCGAGCTGTCGGCGGCGCGCGAAACGCTGGCCGGACTCGCGCGCGAAACCGAGCGCGCCGCAACCGCTGCCGCCGGCGCCGAACGCGCCCTGCAGGAGGCGCGCGCGGCGGCGCCGGCACTGGAAGCGGCGATGGCGCAGGCCGAACGCTCGCTGAGCGCCGCCGAACTGGCGTGCGCCGCCAATGTGGAGCAGCTGCGCGCGCACCTGGTCGACGACGATCCCTGCCCCGTGTGCGGCGCCCTCGCGCACCCATACGCCCACCAGGATGCGACGCTGAAGGCGATGTTGACCGGCCTGCGGGCCGAAGTCGATGGCTGCCGCGCGGGCGTGCGCGAGAATGGTGCGCTGGAGGCGACCCACGGCGCCGCCCTCGCCGCCACCCGGGAACGACTCGCGGCGCTGTCCCAGGACCGCACGACGCTCGATCTGCGCATCGCCGGCCTGCTTGATGCCTGGGAAGCCGATCCACTGGCGGCCGAGGCGCCAGCCGAACCGGAACGCAGCGACTGGTTCGGCGCCCAGCGAGGCGCCGTGCGCGAAGCCCTCGATGCGCTGGCGCGGCGCGAGCAAGCCTGGCGCGCCGCCGCCAGCGCGCGCGACGCGGCCCAGCGCGACGTCGACGGCGCGCAATCGGTGCTGGCCGGGTTGCGCCGGAATGCCGAGGCCGAGCGCGACACGGCGGCCCGCCTGCAGAACGAGCTGAAAACACTGGACGCCGGCCGGCAGGCGGCAGCCGCGCAGCTGGATGCCCTGCTGGCCGAACTCGATCCTGCCATGGCCGCCGCCCACGGCGACGGCTGGCAGACGGCGTGGCGCCGTGATCCCGCAGGCTGGAGCCAGGCCCGCGCGACGGAAGCCGACGGATGGCGCGAGCAGACCGAGGCCCAGGCGCGCGGCGCCGCCGCGAGCGCGACCCTGGAAGTCGAAGCAGGCGCGCTGCAGGCGCGCATCGCCGAGATCGATGCGGCGGGCGCCAGGCTGGCCGCGCAGTTCGAGCGCATCGACGGCGAGTCGAGCGCGAAACGCGCGGCGCGCGCCAGCTTGTGGCAAGGCCGCGCGGCGAGCGAGGTCGAACGCGAGCTGACTGCCGCCGTGAGCGGCGCGCGCGAACAGGTAGCGGCGCGCCAGCAAGCAGCCAATGAGGCGGCCCAGGCCGAGACCCGGGCCCGCACGGCGCAGGCCCAGCTGGTCGAGCGCATCGCGGAACTCGACCAGTCCGGCGCCACGGCCAGCGCGCGACTCGCCGACTGGCTGGAAGACTACCGGCGCCAGGCCGATGGCCTCGACGACATCGCGGATACCGACGAACTGGCGCGCCTGCTGCAGGTCGGCGCCGCCTGGCTGGCGCAGGAGCGCAGCGCCCTGAACGCCATCGAGACCGGGGTCGCCAATGCCACCGCGGTCCTGGCCGAACGGCGCGCCCGGCGCGCGGCGCATCTCGAGTCGGCGCCGCCGGACGGCCAGCCGATGGACGTCATTCAGGCGATGGTCGACGCGCTGGTGGTCGAACGCCAGGCGTCGATCGAAGCGGCGACCGCGCTGCGCCTGCGTGCGATGCAGGACGACGAGCGACGGCGCCAGGCCGAATCGAGCCTGGCCGAGATCGAGCGCCAGCAGGCGGTCGAGCAGCGCTGGGGCAAGCTGTCGGAGCTGATCGGCTCCAGCGACGGCAAGAAGTTCCGCAACTACGCCCAGCAATTCACGCTGGACGTGCTGCTCGGCTACGCGAATGAACACCTGAAGCAGCTGGCCCGGCGCTACCGCCTGGAACGCGTCAGCTACCAGGGCATGCCGTCACTGGCGCTGATGGTGCGCGACCAGGACATGGGCGGTGAAGTGCGTTCGGTCAATTCCCTGTCGGGCGGCGAATCCTTCCTGGTGTCGCTGGCGCTGGCCCTGGGCCTGGCGTCGCTGTCCTCGAACCGGGTGCGGGTCGAATCGCTGTTCATCGACGAGGGCTTCGGCAGCCTCGACAGCGAGACGCTGGGGGTGGCGATGGACGCCCTGGATGCGCTGCAGTCGATGGGCCGCAAGGTCGGCGTGATCTCGCACGTGCAGGAGATGACCGAGCGGATCGCGACCAAGGTGCTGGTGCGACCCGCCGGCGGAGGCAGCAGCGCGGTCGTGGTGGAGTGA
- a CDS encoding molybdenum cofactor biosynthesis protein MoaE: MNEARVQSGDFDLGQEVARLRAGDARIGAVVSFVGTVRDLNDGARVSEMELEHYPGMTEKSLEAIAARACERWPLYGTLVIHRVGPLAPLDQIVLVACSAAHRGDAFAACEFIMDYLKTEAPFWKKEQTPDGARWVDARVTDDTAKARWEAP; this comes from the coding sequence ATGAACGAAGCAAGGGTGCAAAGCGGGGATTTCGACCTCGGCCAGGAAGTGGCGCGCCTGCGCGCCGGCGATGCGCGCATCGGCGCCGTGGTGTCTTTCGTCGGCACCGTGCGCGACCTGAACGATGGCGCCAGGGTCTCCGAGATGGAGCTGGAACACTATCCGGGCATGACAGAAAAGTCGCTGGAAGCGATCGCGGCGCGCGCCTGCGAACGCTGGCCCCTGTACGGTACCTTGGTCATCCACCGCGTCGGCCCGCTGGCGCCGCTGGACCAGATCGTGCTGGTGGCCTGCAGCGCCGCGCATCGGGGAGATGCGTTCGCGGCCTGCGAGTTCATCATGGACTACCTCAAGACCGAGGCCCCGTTCTGGAAGAAAGAGCAGACGCCAGACGGCGCGCGCTGGGTCGACGCCCGCGTCACCGACGACACCGCGAAGGCCAGGTGGGAAGCGCCTTGA
- a CDS encoding DUF349 domain-containing protein: MFEFLFKRQGGKSATSGDKPEARPAAAKASAAAGARSVSGKSGSAASGPAAAPDARAALADARARQAERLKQLGADEAAAVDFILQSEFSELRLAAAELVHARAHLEHVHTAMRNVDRRVAKLVQGRLDAIRHHESELRRGEEALAQARSLLNDTLLTPNHVAELDRKWSVIRAPELAPDFDTVRAELGRRLESQVALQRAMIDRLAVLRALAADGLDAVALAARLAELQQEHEAALADPGHASLPRALVAEFATEHARLTAGLVTIEQDQAALAAREAALAAWQALAPAELKQEALRREWQRLPALPANAAGGALQERFDALLASLPQETRLPKPAPAVKEAARPAARGADQAFLDKLDALEAALQHGSLGTAAELDKALKEARDKGLRLNAPQADRLAHLRAELKRLSDWARWGGNVSREELIKTVESLPTQGLAMAELAKKVGSMRDRWKALDSLSGPAPRSLWERFDAACSIAYAPAAAHFRQLADERHANAARGQALVEEAQAEIVRLQSGEADWKHVSGTVQRLRTAWSHLGAIDRKEKKRLDALFADALTTLQRPLEDQRKVEIAVREQLIEEVRKLDPHERHAVDMLRELQARWQEHARALPLERKAEQALWQRFRGACDALFAARKEHAHAADSERRAHETAKEAVCERLEAAAQDATPSNVGKLLREAAAEWQAIGPVPRAHEARIDKRYHAAVAKVQQHADAARRAQDTVLAGAVRDKLRLVQALETALANPAAHTQASDWRGRWDAMLALDGGYEPILRARYDAALAALDASEGERAAYVRQMEENRERVLSDLLRLEIAAGIDSGPEFARERLRLQVEVLQSSLKSGRKPGAQAAELRALLALAALLDVRTETRIEHLLLRQPKDHS, from the coding sequence ATGTTCGAATTCCTATTCAAGCGGCAGGGCGGGAAATCGGCTACGTCCGGCGACAAGCCGGAGGCCAGGCCTGCCGCGGCCAAGGCTTCCGCGGCGGCTGGGGCCAGGTCCGTCTCCGGCAAGTCGGGCAGTGCGGCGTCCGGCCCGGCAGCTGCCCCTGATGCCCGCGCTGCGCTCGCCGATGCCCGCGCGCGCCAGGCCGAACGGCTCAAGCAATTAGGCGCCGACGAAGCGGCTGCCGTCGATTTCATCCTCCAATCCGAATTCTCCGAACTGCGCCTCGCGGCGGCCGAACTGGTCCATGCGCGCGCTCACCTCGAGCACGTGCACACCGCGATGCGCAACGTCGACCGCCGCGTCGCCAAGCTGGTGCAGGGCAGGCTGGACGCGATCCGCCACCACGAATCCGAGCTGCGCCGCGGCGAAGAAGCGCTGGCCCAGGCCAGGTCGCTGCTGAACGACACCCTCCTGACCCCGAACCATGTGGCCGAGCTGGACCGCAAATGGTCGGTCATCCGCGCGCCCGAGCTGGCGCCCGACTTCGACACGGTGCGCGCCGAGCTCGGCCGCCGCCTCGAATCGCAGGTGGCGCTGCAACGCGCCATGATCGACCGCCTGGCCGTCTTGCGCGCCCTCGCGGCGGACGGGCTGGACGCGGTCGCGCTGGCCGCACGCCTGGCCGAACTGCAGCAGGAGCACGAGGCGGCCCTGGCCGATCCCGGCCACGCCTCGCTGCCGCGCGCCCTGGTCGCCGAATTCGCGACCGAACACGCGCGCCTGACGGCTGGCCTGGTGACGATCGAGCAGGACCAGGCCGCGCTGGCCGCACGCGAGGCGGCCCTGGCTGCATGGCAAGCCCTGGCCCCGGCCGAACTCAAGCAGGAAGCGCTGCGCCGGGAGTGGCAGCGCTTGCCCGCCTTGCCGGCGAACGCCGCTGGCGGCGCCCTGCAGGAGCGCTTCGATGCGCTGCTCGCGAGCCTGCCGCAGGAAACGCGCCTGCCGAAGCCGGCTCCGGCCGTGAAAGAGGCCGCCAGGCCGGCCGCGCGCGGCGCCGACCAGGCCTTCCTCGACAAGTTGGATGCGCTCGAAGCCGCCTTGCAGCACGGTTCGCTCGGCACCGCCGCCGAGCTCGACAAGGCGTTGAAGGAAGCCAGGGACAAGGGCCTGCGCCTGAACGCGCCGCAGGCCGACCGCCTGGCCCATCTGCGCGCCGAGCTCAAGCGGTTGTCGGACTGGGCGCGCTGGGGCGGCAACGTCTCGCGCGAAGAACTGATCAAGACCGTCGAATCGCTGCCGACTCAGGGCCTGGCGATGGCCGAGCTGGCCAAGAAGGTGGGCAGCATGCGCGACCGCTGGAAAGCGCTGGACAGCCTGTCCGGTCCGGCGCCGCGCAGCCTGTGGGAGCGCTTCGACGCCGCCTGCAGCATCGCCTATGCGCCGGCCGCGGCCCATTTCAGGCAGCTGGCCGATGAACGCCACGCCAACGCGGCGCGCGGCCAGGCCCTGGTCGAGGAAGCGCAGGCCGAGATCGTGCGCCTGCAATCGGGCGAGGCCGACTGGAAGCACGTGTCCGGCACCGTGCAGCGCCTGCGCACTGCCTGGAGCCACCTGGGTGCAATCGACCGCAAGGAAAAGAAGCGCCTGGACGCGTTGTTCGCCGACGCCTTGACCACCCTGCAACGTCCGTTGGAAGACCAGCGCAAGGTGGAGATCGCGGTGCGCGAGCAGCTGATCGAAGAGGTGCGCAAGCTCGACCCGCACGAGCGCCATGCGGTGGACATGCTGCGCGAGCTGCAGGCGCGCTGGCAGGAACATGCGCGCGCGCTGCCGCTCGAGCGCAAGGCCGAGCAGGCGCTGTGGCAGCGCTTCCGCGGTGCCTGCGACGCGCTGTTTGCCGCGCGCAAGGAGCACGCGCACGCGGCCGACAGCGAGCGCCGCGCCCACGAAACCGCCAAGGAAGCCGTGTGCGAACGCCTGGAAGCGGCTGCGCAAGATGCCACGCCTTCCAACGTCGGCAAGCTGCTGCGCGAGGCGGCCGCCGAATGGCAGGCGATCGGCCCGGTGCCGCGCGCCCACGAGGCGCGCATCGACAAACGCTACCACGCCGCTGTCGCCAAGGTGCAGCAGCATGCCGACGCCGCCCGCCGCGCCCAGGATACGGTCCTGGCCGGCGCCGTGCGCGACAAGCTGCGCCTGGTCCAGGCGCTCGAGACGGCGCTGGCCAATCCGGCAGCGCATACCCAGGCCTCGGACTGGCGCGGGCGTTGGGACGCCATGCTGGCGCTGGACGGGGGCTACGAACCGATCCTGCGCGCGCGCTACGATGCCGCCCTGGCGGCCCTGGATGCATCCGAGGGCGAGCGCGCCGCCTACGTGCGCCAGATGGAAGAGAACCGCGAACGCGTGCTGAGCGACTTGCTGCGCCTGGAAATCGCGGCCGGCATCGACAGCGGCCCCGAGTTCGCGCGCGAGCGCCTGCGCCTGCAGGTCGAGGTGCTGCAAAGCTCCCTCAAGTCGGGCCGGAAGCCGGGTGCGCAAGCGGCCGAGCTGCGCGCGCTGCTGGCGCTCGCGGCCCTGCTCGACGTGCGCACCGAGACCCGTATCGAACACCTGTTGCTGCGCCAGCCGAAGGACCATTCATGA
- the crcB gene encoding fluoride efflux transporter CrcB has product MSFAAIGLGAALGAWLRWGLGLWLGGLHGFVQVGTLAANLVGGFLVGLALGFFADQPQLAPEWRLFVITGFLGGLTTFSSFSGESVLLLQRGEVGWALAHTALHLAGSLLLCAAGFATWRFLRG; this is encoded by the coding sequence TTGAGCTTTGCCGCGATCGGCCTGGGCGCCGCGCTCGGCGCCTGGCTGCGCTGGGGCCTGGGGCTGTGGCTGGGCGGCCTGCATGGCTTCGTGCAGGTCGGGACCCTGGCGGCCAACCTGGTCGGCGGCTTTCTTGTCGGCCTGGCGCTCGGCTTCTTCGCCGACCAGCCGCAACTGGCGCCCGAGTGGCGCCTGTTCGTCATCACCGGCTTCCTGGGCGGGCTGACCACGTTCTCCAGCTTCTCGGGCGAATCGGTGCTGCTGCTCCAGCGCGGTGAGGTCGGCTGGGCGCTGGCGCATACCGCGCTGCACCTGGCCGGCTCGCTGCTGCTGTGCGCGGCCGGCTTCGCCACATGGCGCTTCCTGCGTGGCTGA
- a CDS encoding IlvD/Edd family dehydratase, translated as MSNHVSNNASNKAKRRYRSQDWFDNPERIDMTALYLERFMNYGITPEELRCGKPIIGIAQSGSDITPCNRIHLETVKRVRDGIRDAGGIPMEFPLHPIFENCRRPTAALDRNLAYLGLVEILHGYPIDAVVLTTGCDKTVPAQLMAAATVDIPAIVLSGGPMLDGWFEGELVGSGAAIWKARRQLAAGAIDEKKFVDIATASAPSSGHCNTMGTASTMNAVAEALGMSLTGCSAIPAPYRERGQMAYETGRRIVELAKDDVRPSQIMTREAFLDAIVVNAAIGGSSNAQPHIVAMARHAGVEITPEDWMEYGYDVPLLLNMQPAGKYLGERFHRAGGVPAVMWELEQAGLLRSQRPTVTGKTMAENIYDRETDDREMIKPFAEPLKEAAGFLVLKGNLFDFAIMKTSVISPAFRARYLANPGQENCFECKVVVFDGSDDYHGRINDPSLGIDENTMLVIRGAGPVGWPGSAEVVNMQPPDHLIKEGINNLPTLGDGRQSGTSDSPSILNASPESAAGGNLSLLRTGDVIRVDLNHGRCDVLLSDEELEARRQDTPPAIPASQTPWQEIYRATVGQLHKGACMELALPYRGVGHDMPRHNH; from the coding sequence ATGAGCAACCACGTGAGCAACAACGCGAGCAATAAGGCCAAACGCCGCTACCGGTCCCAGGACTGGTTCGACAATCCCGAGCGCATCGACATGACCGCGCTCTACCTCGAGCGCTTCATGAACTACGGCATCACGCCCGAGGAGCTGCGCTGCGGCAAGCCGATCATCGGCATCGCCCAGAGCGGCAGCGACATCACGCCGTGCAACCGCATCCACCTGGAGACCGTCAAGCGGGTGCGCGACGGCATCCGCGACGCCGGCGGCATCCCGATGGAATTCCCGCTGCATCCGATCTTCGAGAACTGCCGCCGCCCGACCGCGGCGCTGGACCGCAACCTGGCCTATCTGGGCCTGGTCGAGATCCTGCACGGCTATCCGATCGACGCCGTGGTGCTCACGACCGGCTGCGACAAGACCGTGCCGGCCCAGCTGATGGCCGCTGCCACGGTCGACATTCCCGCCATCGTGCTGTCGGGCGGACCGATGCTCGACGGCTGGTTCGAGGGTGAGCTGGTGGGTTCCGGCGCCGCCATCTGGAAGGCGCGCCGCCAGCTGGCGGCCGGCGCCATCGACGAGAAGAAGTTCGTCGACATCGCCACGGCATCGGCGCCCTCGAGCGGCCACTGCAACACCATGGGCACCGCCTCGACGATGAATGCCGTGGCCGAGGCGCTGGGCATGTCGCTGACCGGCTGCTCGGCGATCCCCGCGCCTTACCGCGAGCGCGGCCAGATGGCCTATGAAACGGGCCGGCGCATCGTCGAACTGGCCAAGGACGACGTGCGGCCCTCGCAGATCATGACGCGCGAGGCCTTCCTCGATGCGATCGTGGTCAACGCCGCGATCGGCGGATCGAGCAACGCCCAGCCGCACATCGTGGCGATGGCGCGCCATGCGGGCGTGGAAATCACGCCCGAGGACTGGATGGAATACGGCTACGACGTGCCGCTGCTGCTGAACATGCAGCCGGCCGGCAAGTACCTGGGCGAGCGCTTCCACCGCGCCGGCGGCGTGCCGGCCGTGATGTGGGAGCTGGAACAGGCGGGCCTGCTGCGCTCGCAACGCCCCACCGTCACCGGCAAGACCATGGCCGAGAACATCTACGACCGCGAGACCGACGACCGCGAGATGATCAAGCCGTTCGCCGAACCGCTGAAGGAAGCGGCGGGCTTCCTGGTCCTGAAGGGTAATCTGTTCGACTTCGCGATCATGAAGACCAGCGTGATTTCGCCTGCCTTCCGCGCGCGCTACCTGGCCAATCCGGGGCAGGAGAACTGCTTCGAGTGCAAGGTGGTCGTGTTCGACGGATCGGACGATTATCACGGTCGGATCAACGATCCGAGCCTGGGCATCGACGAGAACACGATGCTGGTGATCCGCGGCGCGGGTCCGGTGGGCTGGCCCGGTTCGGCCGAGGTGGTCAATATGCAGCCGCCCGATCACCTGATCAAGGAAGGCATCAACAACCTGCCGACCCTGGGCGACGGCCGCCAGTCGGGCACCTCGGACAGCCCGTCGATCCTGAACGCCTCGCCCGAGAGTGCGGCCGGCGGCAACCTGTCGCTGCTGCGCACCGGCGACGTGATCCGGGTCGACCTGAACCATGGCCGCTGCGACGTGCTGCTGTCGGACGAAGAGCTGGAAGCGCGCCGCCAGGACACGCCGCCGGCGATCCCCGCCAGCCAGACCCCGTGGCAGGAAATCTACCGCGCCACGGTGGGCCAGCTGCACAAGGGCGCGTGCATGGAGCTGGCCTTGCCGTATCGCGGCGTGGGGCACGACATGCCCCGCCACAACCACTGA